One window from the genome of Microbulbifer sp. ALW1 encodes:
- the rsfS gene encoding ribosome silencing factor produces MTDIKAIAVNALEDLKGKDIVTLDVSELSDVMDTLIICTGTSNRQVKSLANNVVEDGKEAGVRPIGVEGMEQGEWVLVDYGDVVIHVMQAETRGFYDLEKLWSMTPNTRKDADGSDPHQN; encoded by the coding sequence ATGACTGATATCAAAGCAATTGCCGTAAACGCACTGGAAGACCTCAAAGGGAAAGACATTGTCACCCTGGATGTCTCCGAACTGAGCGATGTGATGGACACCCTGATCATCTGCACCGGCACCTCCAATCGCCAGGTCAAATCCCTGGCCAACAATGTGGTCGAAGACGGTAAAGAAGCCGGCGTTCGCCCCATCGGTGTCGAAGGCATGGAGCAGGGCGAGTGGGTGCTGGTGGACTACGGTGATGTGGTTATCCACGTGATGCAGGCCGAAACCCGCGGTTTCTACGACCTGGAAAAGCTGTGGTCCATGACCCCCAATACCCGCAAAGATGCGGACGGCAGCGACCCCCACCAGAACTGA
- the mrdA gene encoding penicillin-binding protein 2, whose product MSENLRFKDHHTEQRLFRNRMLVAIVGVAVLLGVLVARLYNLQVVNYESYRTQSDQNRIQMRPVPPTRGLIYDRNGELLADNRPSYTLSIVRERVKDLDATLELLGQLVRLDDSDVEKFKRRLPRRRPFEPVPLRYRLSEDEIARISVNEFHLLGVSVEAELVRYYPESELFAHSVGYVGRINERELTAFTEEDVSRYRGTQSIGKVGLERSYEDLLLGEVGYENVETNARGRVLRVLERHDPKPGAELTLHLDTRLQQVATDALGENRGAVVAIDVKTGGVLAFVSQPSFDPNLFVTGISFKDYSALRDSLDVPLFNRVVQGQYPPGSTLKPMMGLGGLAAGVITAETKVADPGHFKLPNDSRIYRDWKRWGHGKHVDLIQGLAQSCDVYFWDMASRWNIDGMHDVATRFGLGEKTGIDLPREYPGIFPSRDWKRGARGAPWFPGDSLNAVLGQGFVLATPLQLAVMTATIANRGTHYRPQMVMAVDGVEQPPEVLHHVDARPEYWDLVFKGMEAVVYSTHGTGKKAGADLDFKVAGKSGTAQVVGIAQGEKYDSEALKERHRDHALFVAFAPVDDPQIAVSVLVENGEGGGRVAAPVAREVFFDWMSRKLEDTAALEPGMSSAPLRWRPPMAQPQSMVPMPQLQEIRVRG is encoded by the coding sequence ATGTCAGAAAACCTGCGCTTCAAAGATCACCACACAGAGCAGCGACTGTTCCGCAATCGCATGCTGGTGGCGATTGTCGGCGTCGCCGTGCTGCTGGGAGTGCTGGTGGCGCGCCTGTACAACCTGCAGGTGGTCAATTACGAGAGCTACCGCACCCAGTCGGACCAGAACCGTATCCAGATGCGGCCGGTGCCGCCCACGCGCGGTCTGATCTACGACCGCAACGGCGAGCTGCTGGCGGACAACCGTCCCAGTTACACTCTCTCTATCGTCCGCGAAAGGGTCAAAGACCTGGACGCCACCCTGGAACTCCTCGGCCAGCTGGTACGCCTGGATGACAGCGATGTGGAGAAGTTCAAACGCCGCCTGCCGCGCCGCCGCCCGTTCGAACCAGTGCCGCTGCGCTATCGCCTGAGCGAAGACGAAATTGCCCGCATCAGCGTCAATGAATTCCACCTGCTGGGGGTGTCGGTCGAGGCCGAGCTGGTGCGCTATTACCCCGAGAGCGAGCTGTTTGCCCACAGTGTGGGCTACGTGGGCCGCATCAACGAGCGCGAACTGACCGCCTTTACCGAGGAAGATGTGAGCCGCTACCGCGGTACCCAGAGTATCGGCAAGGTGGGCCTGGAGCGCTCCTATGAAGACCTGCTGCTCGGCGAAGTAGGCTATGAGAATGTGGAAACCAACGCCCGCGGCCGTGTGCTGCGGGTGCTGGAGCGCCACGACCCCAAACCCGGTGCGGAACTGACCCTGCATCTGGATACCCGCCTGCAGCAGGTAGCAACCGATGCCCTGGGTGAGAATCGCGGCGCGGTAGTGGCTATCGACGTCAAGACCGGCGGTGTGCTGGCGTTTGTGAGTCAGCCTTCCTTTGACCCCAACCTGTTCGTTACCGGTATCAGTTTCAAGGACTACAGCGCCTTGCGGGATTCTCTCGATGTGCCCCTGTTCAACCGGGTGGTGCAGGGGCAATACCCACCGGGATCGACCCTGAAGCCGATGATGGGGCTCGGTGGCCTGGCAGCCGGGGTGATTACCGCGGAGACCAAAGTGGCGGACCCGGGCCACTTCAAGTTGCCCAATGACAGCCGTATTTATCGGGACTGGAAGCGCTGGGGCCACGGCAAACATGTGGACCTGATTCAAGGGCTGGCGCAAAGCTGCGACGTCTATTTCTGGGATATGGCGTCGCGCTGGAATATCGATGGCATGCATGACGTAGCCACCCGCTTCGGCCTGGGGGAGAAAACCGGTATCGACCTGCCGCGGGAATACCCGGGGATTTTCCCGTCGCGAGACTGGAAGCGCGGTGCCCGCGGCGCCCCCTGGTTCCCCGGTGACAGCCTTAACGCCGTGCTGGGCCAGGGCTTTGTATTGGCCACCCCGCTACAGCTGGCGGTGATGACCGCTACCATTGCCAACCGCGGTACTCACTATCGCCCACAAATGGTGATGGCGGTGGACGGTGTCGAGCAACCACCGGAAGTCCTGCACCACGTGGATGCCCGCCCGGAATACTGGGACTTGGTATTCAAGGGGATGGAAGCGGTGGTTTACAGCACCCACGGCACTGGCAAGAAAGCCGGCGCCGACCTGGACTTCAAGGTGGCCGGCAAGTCCGGTACCGCCCAGGTCGTCGGTATTGCCCAGGGCGAAAAATACGATTCCGAAGCGCTCAAGGAGCGCCACCGGGACCACGCCTTGTTTGTCGCTTTTGCGCCGGTGGATGACCCGCAGATTGCGGTATCGGTGCTGGTGGAAAACGGCGAGGGCGGTGGCCGGGTAGCGGCGCCGGTCGCGCGTGAGGTGTTCTTCGACTGGATGTCGCGCAAGCTGGAAGATACTGCGGCGCTCGAGCCTGGTATGTCATCCGCGCCGCTCCGCTGGCGACCGCCCATGGCGCAACCGCAGTCAATGGTTCCTATGCCCCAACTTCAGGAGATCCGCGTCCGTGGCTAG
- a CDS encoding glutamate-5-semialdehyde dehydrogenase: MNTISANEASQDAADATSQMMQVMGRAARAAARLMARADTGTKNAALKAIAAELDAQRPQLAAANAKDMQNGRDNGLDAALLDRLELTDGRIDGMIEGLNQIAELPDPVGEVSDLKYRPSGIQVGKMRVPLGVVGIIYESRPNVTIDAASLCLKSGNATILRGGSEALHSNGAIAACIAAGLKQAGLPETAVQVVATTDRAAVGALISMPEYVDVIVPRGGKGLIERISREARVPVIKHLDGICHVYLDDRADPQKAFDIALNAKTHRYGVCNAMETLLVAEAVAAEFLPKLAAAYQEKGVELRGCEQTRAILPNVLPATAADWATEYLAPVLAIRVVADMDAAMDHIAQYSSGHTESIVTEDYSRARRFLAEVDSASVMVNASTRFADGFEYGLGAEIGISTDKIHARGPVGLEGLTSQKWIVFGDGHIRQ, encoded by the coding sequence GTGAACACCATCAGCGCCAATGAAGCCAGTCAGGATGCCGCCGACGCCACCAGTCAGATGATGCAGGTCATGGGCCGCGCCGCCCGCGCTGCTGCCCGCCTGATGGCCCGCGCTGATACCGGAACAAAAAATGCCGCCCTCAAAGCGATCGCCGCCGAACTGGATGCCCAGCGACCACAGCTGGCGGCGGCCAACGCCAAAGACATGCAGAATGGCCGCGACAATGGTTTGGATGCCGCACTGCTGGACCGTCTGGAACTGACCGACGGGCGCATCGACGGCATGATCGAAGGGCTGAATCAGATCGCGGAACTGCCGGACCCGGTGGGCGAAGTCAGCGACCTCAAATACCGCCCCAGCGGTATTCAGGTGGGCAAAATGCGTGTGCCCCTGGGGGTAGTGGGGATCATTTACGAATCTCGCCCCAACGTGACCATCGACGCCGCCAGCCTGTGCCTCAAATCGGGCAACGCGACCATATTGCGCGGGGGTAGCGAGGCGCTGCATTCCAACGGCGCTATTGCTGCCTGTATTGCCGCCGGCCTGAAACAGGCCGGGCTGCCGGAAACTGCAGTACAGGTCGTGGCCACTACCGATCGCGCTGCCGTGGGTGCGCTGATCTCCATGCCCGAATATGTGGACGTGATAGTCCCCCGGGGCGGCAAGGGCCTGATTGAGCGCATCAGCCGCGAAGCGCGGGTACCGGTGATCAAGCACCTGGACGGCATCTGCCACGTCTACCTGGACGACCGCGCCGACCCGCAGAAGGCATTTGATATCGCGCTGAATGCCAAAACCCATCGCTACGGCGTGTGCAATGCGATGGAAACCCTGCTGGTCGCCGAGGCAGTTGCGGCAGAATTCCTGCCAAAACTGGCGGCGGCCTACCAGGAAAAGGGTGTAGAGCTGCGCGGTTGCGAGCAGACCCGGGCCATACTTCCCAATGTATTGCCGGCGACAGCGGCGGACTGGGCAACAGAATACCTGGCGCCGGTGCTGGCGATTCGCGTGGTGGCGGATATGGACGCGGCAATGGATCACATTGCCCAGTACAGCTCCGGCCACACCGAATCGATTGTGACCGAAGACTACAGCCGCGCCCGTCGTTTTCTGGCAGAAGTGGACTCCGCTTCGGTGATGGTCAATGCCTCCACCCGCTTTGCCGACGGCTTTGAATACGGCCTGGGTGCGGAAATTGGCATCAGCACCGACAAAATCCACGCCCGCGGCCCTGTGGGGCTGGAGGGACTGACTTCACAGAAGTGGATTGTGTTCGGGGACGGGCATATCCGCCAGTAA
- the rlmH gene encoding 23S rRNA (pseudouridine(1915)-N(3))-methyltransferase RlmH, translating into MKVRILAAGGKMPAWVQEGYNEYAKRLPRELTLEMVEIPLGNRGQKNSAALVEKARQKEGEAMLAALGPRDHVVALEVKGKSWSTEQLSRELADWQMSGDNVSLLIGGPDGLSQECLARANQKWSLSALTMPHPLVRVLLAEQLYRAWTLLAGHPYHK; encoded by the coding sequence ATGAAAGTCAGGATTCTCGCCGCCGGCGGCAAAATGCCCGCTTGGGTGCAGGAAGGCTACAACGAGTACGCCAAACGCCTGCCCCGGGAACTCACCCTGGAAATGGTGGAAATTCCCCTGGGCAACCGCGGCCAGAAGAACTCCGCCGCCCTGGTGGAAAAGGCGCGCCAGAAAGAGGGCGAGGCCATGCTGGCGGCCCTCGGGCCCCGGGACCACGTGGTGGCGTTGGAGGTGAAGGGCAAGTCCTGGAGCACCGAACAGCTGTCGCGGGAACTGGCGGACTGGCAGATGTCCGGAGACAACGTCAGCTTGCTGATCGGCGGCCCGGATGGCCTGTCGCAAGAATGCCTGGCGCGCGCCAACCAGAAGTGGTCGCTTTCCGCCCTGACCATGCCCCATCCGCTGGTGCGGGTACTGTTGGCGGAACAGCTGTACCGCGCCTGGACTTTGCTGGCCGGTCACCCGTACCACAAGTAA
- the nadD gene encoding nicotinate-nucleotide adenylyltransferase, with protein MLDRDSGDQLKTIALFGGTFNPVHFGHLRMALELKELLGFDEMRLLPSHQPAHRETPGVSSAARRDMLALAIEGCPELTLDERELNREGPTYTVDTLEELRAELGEEVSISFCMGLDSLLSLPSWHRWEQLTKLGHLVVVTRPGWQIPRDGEVAELLASHRGELQHLRQEAAGRILVREQTLLPISATGIRSLIERGRSPQFLLPERVLNYIQTHQLYKSEQ; from the coding sequence ATGCTTGATCGCGACTCCGGAGATCAGTTGAAAACCATCGCCCTGTTCGGCGGTACTTTCAATCCGGTGCACTTTGGCCACCTGCGTATGGCGCTGGAGCTGAAAGAGCTTCTGGGCTTTGATGAAATGCGCCTGCTGCCCTCGCACCAGCCGGCTCACCGGGAAACCCCCGGCGTCAGCAGTGCCGCGCGCCGGGATATGTTGGCGCTGGCGATCGAAGGCTGCCCGGAACTGACCCTGGATGAGCGCGAGCTGAACCGGGAGGGGCCCACTTACACCGTGGATACCCTGGAAGAGCTGCGCGCAGAGTTGGGCGAGGAAGTGTCCATCAGCTTCTGTATGGGGCTCGACTCTCTTCTCAGCTTGCCCAGCTGGCATCGCTGGGAGCAGCTGACAAAACTGGGCCATCTGGTGGTGGTGACCCGCCCCGGGTGGCAGATTCCCAGAGATGGCGAAGTGGCCGAGCTACTGGCGTCACACCGGGGTGAATTACAACATTTGCGGCAGGAAGCCGCGGGCAGGATCCTGGTGCGGGAGCAGACACTGTTGCCGATTTCCGCCACTGGCATCCGCAGCCTGATCGAGCGTGGCCGTTCACCGCAGTTTCTGCTGCCGGAGCGGGTACTCAACTACATTCAAACTCATCAGCTCTACAAGAGCGAACAATAG